The sequence acatatggctcacaattttagacgaacagttggtaacaggtaggttctttaaattaaagtacagaacgtaggtacgtttgaacattttatttcggttgttccaatgtgatgcatgtacctttgtgaacttatcatttctgagaacgcatcctgttacagcgtgattacctgtcaataccacattaatgcaataaatgctcaaaattatgtccgtcaaccttaatgcacttggcaatacgtgtaacgacattcccatcaacagcgagtagttcgccttccgtaatgttcgcacatgcactgacaatgcgctgacgcatttgtcaggcattgtcggtggatcacgatagcaaatatccttcaactttccccacagaaagaaatccggggacatcagattcggtgaacgtgcgggccacggtatggtgcttcgacgaccaatccacctgtcatgaaatgtgctatccAATAttgcttcaaccgtacgcgagctatgtgccgaacatccatcgtgttggaagtacatcgccattctgtcatgcagtgaaatatcttgtagtaacatcggtagaacattacgtaggaaatcagcatacattgcaccatttagacttccatccataaaatgggggccaattatccttcctcccataatgccgcacaatacattaacccgccaaggtcgctgatgttccacttgtcgcagccatcgtggattttccgttgcccaatagtgcatattatgccggtttacgttaccgctgttagtgaatgacggttcgtcgctaaatagaacgcgtgcaaaaaatctgtcatcgtcccgtaatttctctcgtgcccagtgtcagaactgtacacgatgttcaaagtcgtcgccatgccattcctggtgcgtagaaatatggtactggtgcaatcgatgttgatgtagcattctcaactccgacatttttgagattccggattctcgcgcagtttgtctgctactgatgtgcggattagccgcgacagcagctgaatcacctacttgggcatgctcatttgttgcgggtcgtggatgacgtttcacatggggctgaacacttcctgtttccttaaataacgtaactatccggcgaacggtccggacacttggatgatgtccaggataccgagcagcatacataacacacgccagttgggcattttgatcacaatagccatacatcaacacgatatcgacctcttgcgcaattggtaaacggtccattttaacacgggtaatgaatcaCGACTCTCCCATGAGGCACCGCCTTATCGTAGCATTGTCCGTGTGGGCGGGACAGTTTGTGTGCTCCAAGGAAGCTGAGAGCTAtatcggcggtagcgtagctactggcaggtccaacctagccgggcaggtctcagcagaggagccagacaaagtgtgcctcacaacgacccgTCTTATATGCTATAACCTATATATCCTATTCCCTACCCTCTCCTCAGttaccattccttttctttctctaattaccttaacacaccactgccttgtggttggtctcgggagggatgaaggctaagggagaaaaccctgaaagaaaatctggagtgggcctccaaaggcggttggaaggcagctcctgcaaccgacgtgataccagacgtattggcttgcctttcctctggatattatcatttaggttgagagggagaccgtgatgattgggcaactcacgtgtcttcatatttatcgctcaggcttgtagcatcctggagagtacacttcagcgacgtccaaggacttcggcacaacacgggaagaggcagttaccggttataagctctgtctgattggcgtaagactcgagtgccaggggccacttccgacggtgggagagatcattgcatctcattggacagctaccgcccgcctcaagctgggcagcccccagccaataaggtgctgtcccgccactatccgcctgcttcacgggatgtgtggagcttagaagtaatcttcgacaagcgggttgatatagtacacctaccaacaacaaaaactatttcgtattgccacctggaatgttaggACCATGTGTCCAAGGTATATTGACGATGCCGAAGAGGTTGATTTCATCCGTAAGACAGCCGTTATTGACAGAGAGCTCCATAGTTTGAATGTAGACATCGCGGAACTGCAGGAGACGCGGCTTCCAGACGCGGGTTCTAtcagggaggataattacacattcttctggcaggggaagtctCAAGACGAGCCAAGATTTGCTGTTAAAAACGCCTTCCTGGTCTGTActgtgccaccatccggtggaacagAGCGAATTATTGATTCGAAAATATTCTCCTCAAGTGGCACTGTCAACATCATAAATGTGTACGCTCCTAccttatcatccagcatggaagagaaggatctgttttatgacttactcagtgacagaacagccaaggtacctagcaccgagacactgtattttctaggggactttaatgctagagttggatcaaataacgacatatggccgaattgcctgggacatcatggggtgggaaaaatgaatgaaaatggccagagactgcttgaagtttgctgcttttatggactctgtatcacaaacacgtatttccagcttaaggatcagcacaaggtgtcttggagacacccgcgctctcatcactggcatcaacttgactcagtcatagctaggcgtactggtctcaaaaatgtgctactgacaCGAGGTTATCACAGTGCTGATTGCAACACAGACCACGCCCTGGTGGcgtgcacattgaggctcactcctaagaaatgtcaccacgcgaaaccgagaggtcatccccgtatcaacacagatcatgttcatgacacacaaagaaagcaggattttgccagtaattttgaaagtgctttcccaggaaacgtgcaagcggtaaggaatgttgataagaaatgggcaAAAGTCTCGGGTGCAATTtacaactcagcagtattggcctatggaataaaaggaaaaagaaataaggactggtacgagcaaaatttggaagaaatggaaccagtcactgaggctaaacggaaagccctgcttgcttacaaaagaaaaCCAAATGAAAGAACTCGAGATGACCTACGAATAGCAAAGAACAGGACACAGCAAACACCCaggagatgcgcaaataactactggctgaatttatgtgcaggtatacagaaTGCGGCCGACTCTGGGAATGCTAAGGgaatgtacgatggtattaagaaagcaattggaccaactgtcagaaaaacagctcctctgaagtccaagacGGGTGAAGTCATCACTGATGAAGGCAAACACatggaacgctgggttgaacactacctcgagtcgtatgcagccgagaatgaagttagcaaggatgcatgtggcgccatcaaacaaatgccagttatggagGAACTAGATGTaatgcctactatggaagaactcagtagagaaatagattctctttCTAACGGAAAGGCCCCAagtgaagatgggatccctgcagaggttattaagtGTAACAAGTCTGTCCTTCTCACCTTcccgatgagtatgcggaattcgaggatagttattctatataaacagaaagggaacagaagtgactgtaacaattaccgaggcatttcattactaactgtagccgggaaagcttatgcaagagtcatcctaatgcgattacagatcttagcttccagaatctacccagaatctcagtgtgcttcaggcccggccgatcaaccgtagatatgatcttctccttaagacagctacaagagaaatgtcgtgagcagcagaggccactttatattgctttcattgaccttgttaaagcgtttggtttagtgagcagaaatgggcttttcaaactgttgcagaagactggatgcccacctaaactactgcAGATAATTATCTCTTTCCATGacaaaacacaagcaacaatttgcttcaatggtaaaacatcagaagcattccctgttaatagcggtgtgaaacaggggtgtgttagctcctacattatttgggattttctttccccttctgctcagatttgcctttgaagtctgtgaggagggagtgtatctacatacgaggtctgatggaaaccttttcaacattgctcgcctcaaggccaagagCAAAGTAAATACAGCtgttatccgtgagttgttatatgcggacgatgcagctctagtagcgaacacagaagatgagctgcagtatataatcaacaaattatcaaatgcctgtgaaaaatttggtctactcatcggccttcaaaagactaagatcatggcgcagagcactaccaacctcccatccatcagcattgatggcaatcctctccagatagttgatgactttacctacctgggatccacaatatgtagcaacttgtccatggacactgaacttacttacagaatcgcaaaggcatcatttgtcatggctagattgaaaaacagagtatggaacaacggactgcttaccacaaaaactaaattgaaAGTCTACAACTCTTGTGTTATAAGCAtccttctctatagctgtgagacatggacaactctttctagacatgaatctcgactcaacagcttccatctccgctgcctccggaagatccttcagatctcttggagagatagagtacccaacaccgaagtctttcatcgtgcaagcacaaccagcatctttgcactcttgagtcatcgacgtctaagatggttgggacatgtcaggcgcatggatcctgaacggataccgaaacagctgctgtacggcgaacttcaggaaggtgtgaggccagtgggacgaccgcatcttcgcTTCAAGGATGTCtacaagagagacctgaccaagaccagaatcagtccaagtcgctgggaaagcattgcagatgaccgtgtcaagtggcgagtaactgtgcgcaacggcgtcaagctctcagaggacgaacgcacacaggaagaaatcaggaagagga comes from Schistocerca piceifrons isolate TAMUIC-IGC-003096 chromosome 8, iqSchPice1.1, whole genome shotgun sequence and encodes:
- the LOC124711475 gene encoding uncharacterized protein LOC124711475, which translates into the protein MCPRYIDDAEEVDFIRKTAVIDRELHSLNVDIAELQETRLPDAGSIREDNYTFFWQGKSQDEPRFAVKNAFLVCTVPPSGGTERIIDSKIFSSSGTVNIINVYAPTLSSSMEEKDLFYDLLSDRTAKVPSTETLYFLGDFNARVGSNNDIWPNCLGHHGVGKMNENGQRLLEVCCFYGLCITNTYFQLKDQHKVSWRHPRSHHWHQLDSVIARRTGLKNVLLTRGYHSADCNTDHALVACTLRLTPKKCHHAKPRGHPRINTDHVHDTQRKQDFASNFESAFPGNVQAVRNVDKKWAKVSGAIYNSAVLAYGIKGKRNKDWYEQNLEEMEPVTEAKRKALLAYKRKPNERTRDDLRIAKNRTQQTPRRCANNYWLNLCAGIQNAADSGNAKGMYDGIKKAIGPTVRKTAPLKSKTGEVITDEGKHMERWVEHYLESYAAENEVSKDACGAIKQMPVMEELDVMPTMEELSREIDSLSNGKAPSEDGIPAEVIKSEKVAPARSDFAPLTKNE